From a region of the Erythrobacter neustonensis genome:
- a CDS encoding cold-shock protein, producing the protein MGYDRGRRRGRDKRDGFGEDNFDPFGGGNDGYSPPRDFGGDRFGGGGDRFGGGGGGDRYGGGGGAPRGGGGFGGGPRGPGGPGGGGGGGFTRMPAQIVGTGKGTVKFFNSQKGFGFIQQDGGGEDVFVHISAVERAGLEGLAEGQELQYNLVDRGGKVSAQDLQVVGDVIAVAAKPAAPQRELTGERAKGTVKFFNAMKGFGFLVRDDGQPDAFVHISAVERSGLSALNEGERYEFDLEVDRRGKHSAVNLAPIEG; encoded by the coding sequence ATGGGTTACGATAGGGGACGCCGGCGCGGCCGCGACAAGCGCGACGGTTTCGGCGAAGACAATTTCGATCCGTTTGGTGGCGGCAACGATGGTTACTCGCCCCCGCGCGACTTCGGCGGTGATCGCTTCGGCGGCGGCGGCGATCGCTTTGGCGGCGGCGGTGGCGGTGATCGCTATGGCGGTGGCGGCGGTGCTCCGCGCGGCGGTGGCGGCTTCGGCGGCGGCCCGCGTGGTCCGGGTGGCCCCGGCGGCGGTGGCGGCGGTGGTTTCACCCGCATGCCCGCCCAGATCGTGGGCACCGGCAAGGGCACCGTGAAGTTCTTTAACAGCCAGAAGGGTTTCGGCTTCATCCAGCAGGATGGCGGCGGTGAAGATGTGTTCGTGCACATCAGCGCGGTCGAACGTGCGGGCCTCGAAGGCCTCGCCGAAGGGCAGGAACTGCAATACAACCTCGTGGACCGCGGCGGCAAGGTGTCGGCGCAGGATCTGCAGGTTGTCGGCGATGTCATCGCTGTTGCGGCCAAGCCCGCTGCTCCGCAGCGCGAGCTCACCGGCGAACGCGCCAAGGGCACGGTCAAGTTCTTCAACGCGATGAAGGGCTTCGGCTTCCTCGTCCGCGATGATGGCCAGCCCGATGCCTTCGTGCACATCAGCGCGGTCGAGCGTTCGGGCCTGTCGGCGCTGAACGAAGGCGAGCGTTACGAATTCGATCTCGAAGTCGATCGACGCGGAAAGCATTCCGCCGTCAATCTGGCACCGATCGAAGGCTGA
- a CDS encoding alpha/beta fold hydrolase, translating to MHTAGPTSQTFISQRLRLNYLDWGGRGKPPLVLVHGGRDHARSWDWTAEALREDYHVIAMDHRGHGDSDWVSDGVYSAGDMVYDLAQLIHQLGVGPVRMVAHSMGGNVALRYAGAFPDMVTKLVAIEGLGPSPKTRAEQRSKPYPERLAEWIEKKRKAAGRSPRKYDSIEAALARMIEENAYLTQEQARHLTVHGVNRNEDGTYSWKFDPHLNVWPVEDIGDEFIEQLWGAITCPTLLLYGADSWASNPEKDGRIAHFRTAEVIEFEKAGHWLHHDQFDRFIATLRAFL from the coding sequence ATGCACACCGCCGGCCCGACCTCGCAGACCTTCATCTCTCAGCGCCTTCGCCTGAACTATCTCGATTGGGGTGGCCGGGGTAAGCCGCCGCTGGTGCTGGTGCACGGGGGCCGCGACCACGCCCGTTCGTGGGACTGGACGGCAGAGGCTTTGCGCGAGGATTACCATGTCATCGCGATGGATCACCGCGGGCATGGCGACAGCGACTGGGTGTCGGACGGGGTCTATTCGGCGGGCGACATGGTCTATGATCTGGCGCAGCTGATCCACCAGCTCGGCGTCGGCCCGGTGCGGATGGTGGCCCATTCGATGGGCGGCAACGTTGCGCTGCGTTATGCCGGCGCCTTCCCCGACATGGTGACCAAGCTGGTCGCGATTGAAGGGCTGGGCCCGTCGCCCAAGACACGCGCCGAACAGCGCAGCAAACCCTATCCCGAACGCCTCGCCGAATGGATCGAGAAAAAGCGCAAGGCCGCCGGACGCAGCCCGCGCAAGTATGACAGCATCGAAGCCGCGCTGGCGCGGATGATCGAGGAAAACGCCTATCTCACGCAGGAGCAGGCGCGGCATCTGACGGTGCACGGCGTCAACCGCAACGAGGACGGCACCTATAGCTGGAAGTTCGATCCGCACCTCAACGTCTGGCCGGTCGAGGATATCGGCGACGAGTTCATCGAGCAGCTGTGGGGCGCAATCACCTGCCCGACGCTGCTGCTCTATGGCGCGGATTCCTGGGCATCGAACCCGGAGAAGGACGGCCGCATCGCGCATTTCCGGACCGCGGAGGTGATCGAGTTCGAAAAGGCGGGTCACTGGCTCCACCACGACCAGTTCGACCGCTTCATCGCGACGTTGCGCGCTTTTCTGTAA
- a CDS encoding aspartate aminotransferase family protein has product MSITPLMPVYPRCGVRPVRGEHCHLIGEDGTRYLDFASGIAVNLLGHSHEGLIGAIQKQAATLMHVSNLYGSPQGEELAQWLVDKTFGDTVFFTNSGAEAVECAIKTARAFHQNAGDAGDKGRFEIITFHNAFHGRTMATISASNQEKMHHGFSPLLAGFKYAPFDDLEAAKALIGPQTAGILVEPIQGEGGIRPASQEFMAGLRALCDEHGLMLILDEVQCGVARTGKLYAYEHYGITPDILATAKGIGGGFPLGACIATEHAARGMTFGTHGSTYGGNPLAMAAGMAVMQAVANDDFLGEVADKGERLRARLEQFIGNYPELFELVRGKGLMLGIKMKMESRPFYVHLRDNHQLLTVAAGDNTIRIIPPLVIGDAEMDEFFDKLSAGAASFKVPEAA; this is encoded by the coding sequence ATGTCGATTACTCCGCTCATGCCCGTTTACCCGCGCTGCGGCGTGAGGCCGGTGCGCGGTGAGCACTGCCATCTGATCGGCGAGGACGGCACGCGCTATCTCGATTTTGCCAGTGGGATCGCGGTGAACCTGCTCGGCCATTCGCACGAAGGGCTGATCGGGGCGATCCAGAAGCAGGCGGCGACGCTGATGCACGTCTCGAACCTGTATGGCAGTCCGCAAGGCGAAGAGCTGGCCCAGTGGCTGGTCGACAAGACCTTCGGCGACACGGTGTTCTTCACCAATTCGGGCGCCGAAGCGGTCGAATGCGCGATCAAGACCGCGCGCGCGTTCCATCAGAACGCGGGCGATGCGGGCGACAAGGGCCGGTTCGAGATCATCACCTTCCACAACGCCTTCCACGGCCGCACGATGGCGACGATCAGCGCGTCGAATCAGGAAAAGATGCACCACGGCTTCTCGCCGCTGCTCGCCGGGTTCAAGTATGCGCCGTTTGACGATCTCGAGGCCGCAAAGGCGCTGATCGGACCGCAGACCGCGGGCATTCTGGTCGAGCCGATCCAGGGCGAAGGCGGCATTCGCCCTGCCTCGCAGGAATTCATGGCGGGCCTGCGCGCGCTCTGCGACGAGCATGGTCTGATGCTGATCCTCGACGAGGTGCAGTGCGGCGTCGCGCGCACGGGCAAGCTTTACGCTTACGAGCACTACGGCATCACGCCCGATATTCTGGCAACCGCCAAGGGCATCGGAGGCGGTTTCCCGCTCGGCGCATGCATCGCGACCGAACATGCAGCGCGGGGCATGACCTTCGGCACGCACGGATCGACCTATGGCGGCAATCCGCTGGCGATGGCGGCGGGGATGGCCGTGATGCAAGCGGTCGCCAACGACGACTTCCTTGGAGAGGTGGCGGACAAGGGCGAGCGCCTGCGCGCGCGGCTCGAGCAGTTCATCGGCAATTATCCCGAACTGTTCGAACTGGTGCGGGGCAAGGGCCTGATGCTCGGCATCAAGATGAAGATGGAGAGCCGGCCGTTTTACGTCCACCTGCGCGACAACCACCAGCTTCTGACGGTGGCTGCGGGCGACAACACGATCCGCATCATCCCGCCGCTGGTGATCGGGGATGCCGAAATGGACGAATTCTTCGACAAGCTGTCCGCCGGCGCGGCCAGCTTCAAGGTGCCCGAGGCAGCATGA
- a CDS encoding peptide chain release factor 3 has translation MSNRRTFAIISHPDAGKTTLTEKLLLQGGAIHLAGEVKARGAARRARSDWMKIEQQRGISVTSSVMTFQKDGIVFNLLDTPGHEDFSEDTYRTLTAVDSAVMVIDAAKGIEPQTRKLFEVCRLRSVPIITFVNKVDREGRDPFETLDEVADMLALDVSPQMWPIGMGGEFEGILDFATDTVARPDGPSREYLGTRDTAAIPQRFMDEIELARGGYPEFDIEAFRHGDLTPVYFGSALKNFGVTELIDAIARFAPPPRPQPAGEEEISPERDEVTGFIFKVQANMDPNHRDRIAFMRQVSGTFKRGMKLTPSGLGKPIAVHSPILFFAQDRELADTAEAGDIIGIPNHGTLRVGDTLSERNQVRFTGLPNFAPEILRRVQLKDPTKTKQLRKALDDLSEEGVIQVFYPEIGSAHIVGVVGQLQLEVLISRLEAEYKVEAGLEPSPFATARWIKGDAKALDDFAGFNRPNLARDRDGDYVFMAKSPWDVSYQVEKNPELTFSATKER, from the coding sequence ATGTCCAACCGCCGCACCTTCGCGATCATCTCGCACCCTGACGCAGGGAAAACCACACTGACCGAAAAGCTGCTGCTGCAAGGCGGCGCAATCCACTTGGCCGGCGAGGTCAAGGCGCGCGGCGCGGCGCGGCGGGCGCGGTCGGACTGGATGAAGATCGAGCAGCAGCGCGGGATCTCGGTCACGTCGAGCGTGATGACCTTCCAGAAGGACGGGATCGTCTTCAACCTGCTCGACACGCCGGGGCACGAGGACTTCTCGGAGGATACCTATCGCACGCTGACGGCCGTCGACAGCGCTGTCATGGTGATCGACGCAGCCAAGGGCATCGAGCCGCAGACCCGCAAGCTGTTCGAGGTGTGCCGCCTGCGTAGCGTGCCGATCATCACTTTCGTCAACAAGGTCGACCGCGAGGGCCGCGATCCCTTCGAGACGCTCGACGAGGTGGCCGACATGCTCGCGCTCGACGTGTCCCCGCAGATGTGGCCGATCGGGATGGGCGGCGAGTTCGAGGGCATCCTCGATTTCGCCACCGACACCGTCGCGCGCCCCGACGGGCCGAGCCGCGAATATCTGGGCACGCGCGATACCGCCGCGATCCCGCAGCGGTTCATGGACGAAATCGAGCTGGCGCGTGGCGGCTATCCCGAGTTCGACATCGAAGCCTTCCGCCACGGCGACCTGACGCCGGTCTATTTCGGATCGGCGCTGAAGAATTTCGGCGTGACTGAGTTGATCGACGCGATTGCCCGCTTCGCCCCCCCGCCGCGGCCCCAGCCGGCGGGCGAGGAAGAAATCAGCCCCGAACGCGACGAGGTGACCGGCTTCATCTTCAAGGTGCAGGCCAACATGGACCCCAACCACCGCGACCGCATCGCCTTCATGCGGCAGGTCTCGGGCACCTTCAAACGTGGCATGAAGCTGACGCCGAGCGGCCTCGGCAAGCCGATCGCGGTGCATTCGCCGATCCTGTTCTTCGCGCAGGACCGCGAACTGGCCGATACGGCGGAAGCGGGCGACATCATCGGCATTCCCAACCACGGCACGCTGCGGGTGGGCGACACGCTGAGCGAGCGCAACCAGGTGCGCTTCACCGGCCTTCCCAACTTCGCGCCGGAAATTCTGCGCCGTGTGCAGTTGAAAGACCCGACCAAGACCAAGCAATTGCGCAAGGCCTTGGACGACCTTTCGGAAGAGGGCGTGATCCAGGTCTTCTACCCCGAGATCGGTTCGGCGCATATCGTCGGCGTGGTCGGGCAGTTGCAGCTCGAAGTGCTAATCAGCCGGCTTGAGGCCGAATACAAGGTCGAAGCCGGGCTCGAACCCTCGCCCTTCGCCACCGCGCGCTGGATCAAGGGGGATGCGAAGGCGCTCGACGATTTTGCCGGGTTCAACCGCCCCAATCTCGCGCGTGACCGGGATGGCGATTATGTCTTCATGGCCAAGAGCCCGTGGGACGTCAGCTATCAGGTCGAAAAGAACCCCGAGCTGACCTTCTCGGCGACGAAAGAGCGATAA
- a CDS encoding sterol desaturase family protein, whose amino-acid sequence MPDFNPTQYAVPLFVVAVLAEMIWAKLRAPEAYEPRDTLVSLAFGLGSTVAGALLGGFALTLFIKAYDYRIFDFGPQWWAVWWAWPVCFVLDDLKYYWVHRAGHRIRWMWASHVNHHSSQHYNLSTALRQSWTGALTFGFLFAVPLVLLGFHPAMIAICGGLNLIYQFWIHTEAIRRMPRWFEAVMNTPSHHRVHHATNPRYLDTNYAGVFIVWDKLFGTFTPEVDDEKIRYGIVKQLGSFNLLWAVFHEWIGMLTDIWRAPWKHKLSYLLREPGWSHDGSRETSDMIRAKWQARVGTVAPLATSVADRNPIAGEQEAA is encoded by the coding sequence ATGCCTGATTTCAACCCCACCCAATACGCCGTTCCGCTGTTCGTGGTGGCAGTGCTGGCCGAGATGATCTGGGCCAAGCTGCGCGCGCCCGAAGCCTACGAGCCGCGCGACACGCTCGTCAGTCTCGCGTTCGGCCTCGGCTCGACCGTGGCTGGCGCGCTGCTCGGCGGGTTCGCGCTCACGTTGTTCATCAAGGCCTATGATTATCGCATCTTCGATTTCGGCCCGCAATGGTGGGCGGTGTGGTGGGCCTGGCCGGTGTGCTTCGTGCTCGACGATCTCAAATATTACTGGGTTCACCGCGCCGGTCACCGCATCCGCTGGATGTGGGCGAGCCATGTGAACCACCACTCATCGCAGCACTACAATCTGTCGACCGCGCTGCGGCAGTCGTGGACAGGGGCGCTGACCTTCGGCTTTCTCTTCGCCGTGCCATTGGTGCTGCTCGGCTTTCACCCCGCGATGATCGCGATCTGCGGCGGGCTCAACCTGATCTATCAGTTCTGGATTCACACCGAGGCGATTCGCCGGATGCCCCGATGGTTCGAAGCGGTGATGAACACGCCCAGTCACCACCGCGTCCACCACGCGACCAACCCGCGCTATCTCGACACGAACTACGCGGGCGTATTCATCGTCTGGGACAAGCTGTTCGGCACCTTCACGCCGGAAGTCGATGACGAGAAGATCCGCTACGGGATCGTCAAGCAATTGGGCAGCTTCAACCTCCTGTGGGCGGTGTTCCACGAGTGGATCGGGATGCTGACCGACATCTGGCGCGCCCCCTGGAAACACAAGCTGTCCTATCTGCTGCGCGAACCCGGCTGGAGCCACGATGGCAGCCGCGAGACGAGCGACATGATCCGGGCGAAGTGGCAGGCGCGGGTCGGCACTGTTGCACCACTCGCAACTTCGGTAGCGGATCGAAACCCGATTGCCGGCGAGCAGGAAGCTGCCTAA
- a CDS encoding GMC family oxidoreductase, whose protein sequence is MESFDYIVIGGGSAGSAVAGRLAVDGTRRVCLLEAGGTNDNVWVKTPGFMPFIPEKSNYRYETVPQKGLNGRIGYQPRGRGLGGSSAINAMIYIRGNRLDYDNWAAQGCTGWAYDDVLPYFRRAEANERGGDDFHGAGGPLFVEDQKHANPTSHAFVDAAAALQLRTNADFNGARQDGFGIYQVTQHKGERWSAARAYVEPVRGSGNFTVRTDTLVEKLVIEGKRVTGVQVRRGGKSETLLARRGVVLSAGAFNSPQILMLSGIGPADHLKSHGIDVVLDRPAVGANLQDHIDYVSGWETRSDVPIGSSLKGTLRMAAAVLEHRRKRSGVMTTPYAEAGGFWTVMPDSPAPDVQWHFVPAVLEDHGREKVKGHGFSIHACVLRPESRGTVRLGSADAAAAPVIDPNFLDDERDIAVLRAGVRLSHRIVDTPPMQAFGPRDRHPVNLDDDAALDAMIRSRADTVYHPVGTCRMGSDADAVVDPTLRLNGIDGLWVADASVMPKLVSGNTNAPSIMIGERCADFVMARE, encoded by the coding sequence ATGGAAAGCTTCGACTACATCGTCATCGGCGGTGGCAGCGCTGGCAGCGCGGTGGCCGGACGCCTCGCAGTGGACGGCACGCGCCGCGTGTGCCTGCTCGAAGCGGGCGGCACCAACGACAACGTCTGGGTCAAGACGCCGGGCTTCATGCCCTTCATTCCCGAAAAGTCGAATTACCGCTACGAAACGGTACCGCAAAAGGGCCTGAACGGGCGCATCGGATACCAGCCGCGCGGACGCGGGCTTGGCGGGTCGTCTGCCATCAACGCGATGATCTATATCCGCGGCAACCGCTTGGATTACGACAACTGGGCTGCGCAAGGCTGCACCGGCTGGGCTTATGACGATGTGCTGCCCTACTTCCGGCGTGCCGAAGCGAACGAACGCGGGGGCGACGATTTCCACGGCGCGGGCGGGCCCTTGTTCGTCGAGGACCAGAAGCACGCCAATCCCACAAGCCACGCCTTTGTCGATGCGGCCGCCGCGCTGCAACTGCGCACCAATGCCGATTTCAATGGCGCGCGGCAGGATGGCTTCGGCATCTACCAGGTCACCCAGCACAAGGGCGAACGCTGGTCTGCGGCGCGCGCCTATGTCGAACCCGTGCGCGGCAGCGGCAATTTCACGGTCCGCACCGATACGCTGGTCGAAAAGCTGGTGATCGAAGGGAAGCGCGTTACCGGGGTGCAAGTCCGGCGCGGCGGCAAGTCCGAGACCCTGCTGGCCCGGCGCGGCGTGGTGCTAAGCGCGGGCGCCTTCAACTCGCCTCAGATATTGATGCTTTCGGGCATCGGCCCGGCTGACCATCTCAAGTCGCACGGGATCGACGTGGTGCTGGATCGCCCCGCGGTGGGGGCCAATCTTCAGGACCACATCGACTATGTTTCGGGCTGGGAAACGCGGAGCGATGTGCCGATCGGCAGCAGCCTCAAGGGCACGCTGCGCATGGCCGCCGCGGTGCTCGAACATCGCCGCAAGCGCAGCGGGGTGATGACCACCCCCTATGCCGAAGCGGGCGGTTTCTGGACCGTGATGCCCGATAGCCCCGCCCCCGATGTGCAGTGGCACTTCGTTCCCGCGGTGCTCGAAGATCACGGGCGCGAGAAAGTGAAGGGGCACGGCTTTTCAATCCACGCCTGCGTGCTGCGTCCCGAAAGCCGCGGGACGGTGCGGCTGGGTTCGGCCGATGCCGCCGCAGCGCCGGTGATCGACCCCAACTTCCTTGATGACGAGCGCGACATCGCGGTCTTGCGCGCCGGCGTGCGCCTGTCGCATCGGATCGTCGATACGCCGCCGATGCAGGCCTTCGGTCCGCGCGACCGCCACCCGGTCAACCTCGACGATGATGCCGCGCTCGATGCGATGATCCGCAGCCGCGCGGACACGGTCTATCACCCGGTCGGCACCTGCCGGATGGGGAGCGACGCCGACGCCGTGGTCGATCCGACGCTGCGCCTCAACGGGATCGACGGCTTGTGGGTTGCCGATGCGAGCGTCATGCCCAAACTGGTCAGCGGCAATACCAATGCGCCGAGCATCATGATCGGCGAACGGTGTGCGGACTTCGTGATGGCGCGTGAATAG
- a CDS encoding TIGR01244 family sulfur transferase, whose protein sequence is MSDFRRLNDNIYVSQQLELADIEAARALGVGLIVNNRPDGEEPSAPQGDAIEAASAAAGINYLAIPVGHSGFSEPQVDAMIAAMEQAEGPILAYCRSGTRSTLLWALASAKQGESPDTIARSAAQAGYDIGPVRAMVDMLSQR, encoded by the coding sequence ATGAGCGATTTTCGTCGGCTGAACGACAATATCTATGTAAGTCAACAACTTGAACTTGCAGACATCGAAGCGGCGCGCGCGCTCGGCGTGGGCCTGATCGTCAACAATCGCCCCGATGGCGAGGAACCCTCGGCACCGCAAGGCGATGCCATCGAAGCCGCAAGCGCGGCGGCGGGCATCAATTATCTGGCGATCCCGGTCGGCCATTCGGGGTTCAGCGAGCCGCAGGTCGACGCGATGATCGCTGCGATGGAGCAGGCCGAGGGCCCGATTCTCGCCTATTGCCGATCGGGCACGCGGTCCACGCTGCTGTGGGCGCTCGCCAGCGCCAAGCAGGGCGAAAGCCCCGATACCATCGCCCGCAGCGCCGCGCAGGCCGGCTACGATATCGGCCCGGTGCGCGCGATGGTCGACATGCTCAGCCAGCGCTGA
- a CDS encoding P-II family nitrogen regulator: MKFIIAIIKPFKLDTVREALSGIGIAGMTVTEVKGFGRQKGQTEIYRGAEYSTNMLPKVKLEIAASDAVAAQVVETIQATANTGAIGDGKIFVLELASATRIRTGESGETAL, translated from the coding sequence ATGAAGTTCATCATCGCCATCATCAAACCGTTCAAGCTCGACACCGTGCGCGAGGCGCTCAGCGGTATCGGCATTGCCGGGATGACCGTCACCGAGGTCAAGGGGTTCGGCCGCCAGAAGGGCCAGACCGAAATCTACCGCGGCGCGGAATATTCCACCAACATGCTTCCCAAGGTGAAGCTCGAGATCGCGGCCAGCGACGCGGTTGCGGCCCAAGTGGTCGAAACCATTCAGGCGACCGCCAACACGGGCGCGATCGGCGACGGGAAGATCTTCGTCCTCGAACTCGCATCCGCCACCCGCATCCGCACCGGCGAGTCCGGCGAAACCGCGCTGTAA
- a CDS encoding ammonium transporter, with protein MKRILSNLAGAAIAAALLAAPAHAAAAAPAVPNPGNNGFMMTATVLVLLMILPGLALFYGGLTRSKNMLSTMTQIGAAAALAMLVWVMWGYGLAFGPEGNQWISWGKFFLAGVTPDSTAATFTDEVISEYIFISFQMTFAAITAALVLGSVVERMKFSATMVFTLVWLTIVYFPIAHMVWEARGYFFAMGALDFAGGTVVHINAGVSALVAAIILGKRRGYPHEPMPPHSLTLTMVGTGLLWVGWFGFNAGSALEANGSAALAMINTFVATASGALFWMLIERAMGHKASALGFCSGVIAGLVAVTPAAGNSGPFGAIVLGAVASVVCYVFVAKVKPKLGYDDALDAFGIHGVGGIVGAIGTAVVYAPALGGPGGDDYDMVSQLGVQLYASAFTIVLAAAGTAIAVFIAKAVTGLRVDEESEVNGLDISEHGERAYN; from the coding sequence ATGAAGCGCATTCTTTCCAATCTTGCGGGCGCGGCGATCGCGGCTGCGCTGCTTGCCGCGCCGGCCCATGCCGCCGCTGCTGCCCCTGCGGTTCCCAACCCGGGCAATAATGGTTTCATGATGACCGCCACCGTGCTGGTCCTGCTGATGATCCTGCCGGGTCTCGCGCTGTTCTACGGCGGCCTGACACGATCGAAGAACATGCTTTCGACCATGACCCAGATCGGCGCGGCAGCGGCGCTGGCGATGCTGGTGTGGGTGATGTGGGGTTATGGCCTCGCTTTCGGGCCCGAGGGCAACCAGTGGATCAGCTGGGGCAAGTTCTTCCTTGCCGGCGTGACCCCGGATTCGACCGCGGCGACCTTCACCGACGAAGTGATCAGCGAATATATCTTCATCAGCTTCCAGATGACCTTCGCCGCGATCACCGCCGCGCTGGTACTGGGTTCGGTGGTGGAGCGCATGAAGTTCTCCGCCACGATGGTTTTCACGCTGGTCTGGCTGACGATCGTCTATTTTCCGATTGCCCACATGGTGTGGGAAGCGCGCGGCTACTTCTTCGCGATGGGCGCGCTCGATTTTGCGGGCGGCACCGTGGTGCACATCAACGCCGGTGTGTCGGCGCTGGTCGCCGCGATCATCCTTGGCAAGCGGCGCGGCTACCCGCACGAGCCCATGCCGCCGCACAGCCTGACGCTGACGATGGTCGGCACGGGCCTGCTGTGGGTGGGCTGGTTCGGGTTCAACGCCGGCTCCGCGCTCGAAGCCAACGGTTCGGCCGCACTGGCGATGATCAACACCTTCGTCGCCACGGCTTCGGGCGCACTGTTCTGGATGCTGATCGAGCGGGCGATGGGCCACAAGGCATCGGCGCTGGGCTTCTGCTCGGGTGTGATCGCCGGTCTGGTCGCGGTCACCCCGGCTGCGGGCAATTCGGGCCCGTTCGGTGCGATCGTTCTCGGCGCGGTGGCCTCGGTGGTGTGCTATGTCTTCGTCGCCAAGGTGAAGCCCAAGCTCGGCTATGACGACGCGCTCGACGCTTTCGGCATCCACGGGGTGGGCGGCATCGTCGGCGCGATCGGAACCGCGGTGGTCTATGCGCCGGCGCTCGGCGGCCCGGGCGGGGACGACTACGACATGGTCAGCCAGCTTGGCGTCCAGCTCTATGCCTCGGCCTTTACCATCGTGCTTGCCGCCGCCGGCACCGCGATCGCCGTATTCATCGCCAAGGCTGTCACCGGCCTGCGGGTCGACGAGGAAAGCGAAGTCAACGGCCTCGACATCTCCGAACACGGCGAGCGGGCTTACAACTAG